In Dermochelys coriacea isolate rDerCor1 chromosome 10, rDerCor1.pri.v4, whole genome shotgun sequence, one DNA window encodes the following:
- the DRG2 gene encoding developmentally-regulated GTP-binding protein 2 isoform X4, with translation MGILEKISEIEKEIARTQKNKATEYHLGLLKAKLAKYRAQLLEPSKSAAAKGEGFDVMKSGDARVALIGFPSVGKSTFLSLMTSTASEAASYEFTTLTCIPGVIEYKGANIQLLDLPGIIEGAAQGKGRGRQVIAVARTADVVIMMLDATKGEVQRSLLEKELESVGIRLNKCKPNIYFKPKKGGGISFNSTVTLTQCSEKLVQLILHEYKIFNAEVLFREDCSPDEFIDVIVGNRVYMPCLYVYNKIDQISMEEVDRLARRPNSVVISCGMKLNLDYLLEKLWEYLALTCIFTKKRGQRPDFTDAIILRKGASVEHVALRPLAAYTHSAIEFTEH, from the exons ATGGGCATCCTGGAGAAGATCTCGGAGATCGAGAAGGAGATCGCGCGCACCCAGAAGAACAAAG CTACCGAGTACCATCTTGGCCTACTGAAGGCAAAGCTTGCCAAGTACAGAGCTCAGCTACTAGAACCCTCCAAATCTGCTGCTGCTAAAGGAGAAGGTTTTGATGTGATGAAATCTGGAGATGCCAGAGTGGCACTGATTGGCTTTCCCTCTGTGGGTAAG TCCACATTTCTGAGCTTAATGACTTCCACAGCCAGTGAAGCTGCCTCATATGAATTCACAACGCTGACGTGTATTCCAGGTGTCATAGAA TATAAAGGAGCAAACATTCAGCTTTTGGATCTGCCTGGAATCATCGAAGGAGCTGCACAAG ggaaaggcagaggaCGTCAGGTGATAGCTGTGGCTAGGACCGCTGATGTCGTTATCATGATGCTGGATGCCACCAAGGGTGAAGTACAGAG GTCTCTCTTGGAAAAGGAATTGGAATCTGTAGGAATCCGGCTGAACAAATGCAAACCAAACATCTATTTCAAG CCAAAGAAGGGTGGGGGCATCTCCTTTAACTCGACTGTCACGCTGACCCAGTGCTCCGAGAAGCTGGTACAGCTCATCCTCCATGAGTACA AAATCTTCAATGCAGAAGTTCTGTTCAGAGAAGATTGTTCTCCTGATGAGTTTATCGATGTGATTGTCGGTAACAGAGTCTACATGCCCTGCCTTTAT GTTTATAACAAGATTGACCAGATATCTATGGAGGAAGTAGATCGTCTGGCTAGGAGACCAAACAGTGTTGTGATCAG CTGTGGAATGAAGCTGAACCTGGACTATTTACTGGAGAAGCTGTGGGAGTACCTGGCGCTTACCTGTATCTTCACTAAGAAGAGAGGAC AGAGACCAGACTTCACAGATGCCATTATTCTCCGGAAAGGGGCTTCTGTAGAGCATGTG gctctccggcctcttgCAGCATACACGCACAG
- the DRG2 gene encoding developmentally-regulated GTP-binding protein 2 isoform X2, which produces MGILEKISEIEKEIARTQKNKATEYHLGLLKAKLAKYRAQLLEPSKSAAAKGEGFDVMKSGDARVALIGFPSVGKSTFLSLMTSTASEAASYEFTTLTCIPGVIEYKGANIQLLDLPGIIEGAAQGKGRGRQVIAVARTADVVIMMLDATKGEVQRSLLEKELESVGIRLNKCKPNIYFKPKKGGGISFNSTVTLTQCSEKLVQLILHEYKIFNAEVLFREDCSPDEFIDVIVGNRVYMPCLYVYNKIDQISMEEVDRLARRPNSVVISCGMKLNLDYLLEKLWEYLALTCIFTKKRGQRPDFTDAIILRKGASVEHVIKGDEGCDGLDPPPSGMPPDVLGFHLVLPAPSAWILSLSVLLN; this is translated from the exons ATGGGCATCCTGGAGAAGATCTCGGAGATCGAGAAGGAGATCGCGCGCACCCAGAAGAACAAAG CTACCGAGTACCATCTTGGCCTACTGAAGGCAAAGCTTGCCAAGTACAGAGCTCAGCTACTAGAACCCTCCAAATCTGCTGCTGCTAAAGGAGAAGGTTTTGATGTGATGAAATCTGGAGATGCCAGAGTGGCACTGATTGGCTTTCCCTCTGTGGGTAAG TCCACATTTCTGAGCTTAATGACTTCCACAGCCAGTGAAGCTGCCTCATATGAATTCACAACGCTGACGTGTATTCCAGGTGTCATAGAA TATAAAGGAGCAAACATTCAGCTTTTGGATCTGCCTGGAATCATCGAAGGAGCTGCACAAG ggaaaggcagaggaCGTCAGGTGATAGCTGTGGCTAGGACCGCTGATGTCGTTATCATGATGCTGGATGCCACCAAGGGTGAAGTACAGAG GTCTCTCTTGGAAAAGGAATTGGAATCTGTAGGAATCCGGCTGAACAAATGCAAACCAAACATCTATTTCAAG CCAAAGAAGGGTGGGGGCATCTCCTTTAACTCGACTGTCACGCTGACCCAGTGCTCCGAGAAGCTGGTACAGCTCATCCTCCATGAGTACA AAATCTTCAATGCAGAAGTTCTGTTCAGAGAAGATTGTTCTCCTGATGAGTTTATCGATGTGATTGTCGGTAACAGAGTCTACATGCCCTGCCTTTAT GTTTATAACAAGATTGACCAGATATCTATGGAGGAAGTAGATCGTCTGGCTAGGAGACCAAACAGTGTTGTGATCAG CTGTGGAATGAAGCTGAACCTGGACTATTTACTGGAGAAGCTGTGGGAGTACCTGGCGCTTACCTGTATCTTCACTAAGAAGAGAGGAC AGAGACCAGACTTCACAGATGCCATTATTCTCCGGAAAGGGGCTTCTGTAGAGCATGTG ATAAAAGGTGATGAAGgttgtgacgggttggacccccCCCCTTCTGgcatgccacctgatgtactggggtttcacttAGTCCTTCCTGCTCCATCagcctggattctctctctctctgttttgctgaattag
- the DRG2 gene encoding developmentally-regulated GTP-binding protein 2 isoform X3, with product MGILEKISEIEKEIARTQKNKATEYHLGLLKAKLAKYRAQLLEPSKSAAAKGEGFDVMKSGDARVALIGFPSVGKSTFLSLMTSTASEAASYEFTTLTCIPGVIEYKGANIQLLDLPGIIEGAAQGKGRGRQVIAVARTADVVIMMLDATKGEVQRSLLEKELESVGIRLNKCKPNIYFKPKKGGGISFNSTVTLTQCSEKLVQLILHEYKIFNAEVLFREDCSPDEFIDVIVGNRVYMPCLYVYNKIDQISMEEVDRLARRPNSVVISCGMKLNLDYLLEKLWEYLALTCIFTKKRGQRPDFTDAIILRKGASVEHVALRPLAAYTHRLDPVSVWIHLCLSPQVSSFVSSGIFSSLSSW from the exons ATGGGCATCCTGGAGAAGATCTCGGAGATCGAGAAGGAGATCGCGCGCACCCAGAAGAACAAAG CTACCGAGTACCATCTTGGCCTACTGAAGGCAAAGCTTGCCAAGTACAGAGCTCAGCTACTAGAACCCTCCAAATCTGCTGCTGCTAAAGGAGAAGGTTTTGATGTGATGAAATCTGGAGATGCCAGAGTGGCACTGATTGGCTTTCCCTCTGTGGGTAAG TCCACATTTCTGAGCTTAATGACTTCCACAGCCAGTGAAGCTGCCTCATATGAATTCACAACGCTGACGTGTATTCCAGGTGTCATAGAA TATAAAGGAGCAAACATTCAGCTTTTGGATCTGCCTGGAATCATCGAAGGAGCTGCACAAG ggaaaggcagaggaCGTCAGGTGATAGCTGTGGCTAGGACCGCTGATGTCGTTATCATGATGCTGGATGCCACCAAGGGTGAAGTACAGAG GTCTCTCTTGGAAAAGGAATTGGAATCTGTAGGAATCCGGCTGAACAAATGCAAACCAAACATCTATTTCAAG CCAAAGAAGGGTGGGGGCATCTCCTTTAACTCGACTGTCACGCTGACCCAGTGCTCCGAGAAGCTGGTACAGCTCATCCTCCATGAGTACA AAATCTTCAATGCAGAAGTTCTGTTCAGAGAAGATTGTTCTCCTGATGAGTTTATCGATGTGATTGTCGGTAACAGAGTCTACATGCCCTGCCTTTAT GTTTATAACAAGATTGACCAGATATCTATGGAGGAAGTAGATCGTCTGGCTAGGAGACCAAACAGTGTTGTGATCAG CTGTGGAATGAAGCTGAACCTGGACTATTTACTGGAGAAGCTGTGGGAGTACCTGGCGCTTACCTGTATCTTCACTAAGAAGAGAGGAC AGAGACCAGACTTCACAGATGCCATTATTCTCCGGAAAGGGGCTTCTGTAGAGCATGTG gctctccggcctcttgCAGCATACACGCACAG